Within Oncorhynchus keta strain PuntledgeMale-10-30-2019 chromosome 3, Oket_V2, whole genome shotgun sequence, the genomic segment GAAATgatttttttttgtacatttcaAGATGTCAATAAAAACCGTTCCCTGCTAATCTGTTGATTGATTCAAACTGCGCTACATCATCCATCCTTTTGGGATTTTCATGTTTAATGAGTACCATAAATGATATCTGGAAAAATGTCTTATTGGAGGAGAAAACAGCGTTGTCTCAAAATTGGTTCTCCAAGCAGGAAGTGGAGACGTCATATGACTAGAGAGATACGGCATCTGTGCAGATGCCTATTTTCTAATCAAAAATCGGTATTTGCTGTTCTTTAAAACTTAAAGAGTATAAACATCACATTGAAATAACATAGCTAGATGCATAACATCAAATTCAAATGCGTGTACTTGCCAGATCTTGCTGTCATAACTAGTCAGAAGCCGTCaactttgttttttgtttttttctcgAAGTCAGCTTTCTAACAAACAACATTCAGCATCAACGTAtagtctccacccggcacagccagaagaggactgtccacccctcagagcctggttcctctctaggtttcttcctaggttcctgccattctagggagtatttcctagccaccgtgcttcaacatctgcaatgcttgctgtttggggttttaggctgggtttctgtatagcactttgtgacatcggctgatgtaaaaaggactttataaatacatttgattgattgacctgcattaatacaagcacactgcaatatttgcaaaatatatatatatatctatatcaatATATATCAAAATAATATGAGGTTCCTGCACTTAAGagaagtgtttttttttctccagatttgaacagtacatggccaagattttcaaacgttcatagatgaccagcagggtcaaataataataatcacagtggttatagagggtgcaacgggtcagcacctcaagagtaaatgtcagttggcttttcatagccgatcattcagaggtagagagagcgagtcCAAAcagcaggtcagggacaggtagcacatccagtgaaaaggtcagggtttcatagctgcaggcagaacagttgaaactggagcagcagcacgaccatgtggactgtggacagcaaggagtcatcaggccaggtagtcctgaggcatgatcaAAATTTTGTGGTTcttgtcaagattctagcagccgtgtttagcactaattgaagtgtatttagtgctttatccaggtagccagaaagtagagcattgcagtagtctaatctagaagtaacaaaagcatggattcatttttctgaaTCATTTTCGGACAGAAAGTTtgagatttttgcaatgttacgaagatggaaaaaagctgtccttgaaatattattgatatgttgtcaaaagagagattagGGTCCAAAGTAACGCAGTCCTTCACAGTttcatttgagacgactgtacaaccatcaagatgaattgtccgatccaacagaagatctcattgtttcttgggacctagaaccaggtatctctgttttgtccgagtttgaaagtaaaacatttgacgccatccacttccttatgtctgaaacacaggcttccagggtgggcaattttggggcttcaccatgtttcatcgaaatgtacagctgtgtgtcgtccgcatagcagtgaaagttaacattatgtttccgaatgacatcaccaagaggtaaaatatatagtgaaaacagtaGTGGTGCAAAATCGGAACTTTGGGGAACAACCACATTTACAGTTTATTTGTCAGatgacaaaccatccacagagacagataagatctaaacaacgacagaacttgtctgtgtagaccaatttgggtttccaatctctccaaaagaatgtggtgatcaatggtatcaaaagcagcactaaggtctaggagcgcgaggacagatgcagagccttggtctgacaccattaaaaggtaatttaccaccttcacgagtgcagtctcagtgctatgatggggtcaaAAACCATactgaagcgtttcgtatacattgtttgtcttcaggaaggcagtgagtttctGTGCAACAGCTCTTTCCCAAAAcattgagaggaatgggagattcgatataggccgatagttttttatattttctgcgTCAAAGTTTggatttttcaagagaggctttgtTACTGcaacttttagtgagtttggtacacatctggtggatagagagctgtttattatgttcagcATAGGAGggcaagcacaggaagcagctctttcagtagtttagttggaatagggtccagtatgcagcttgaaggtttagaggccaatgctattttcatcaatgtgtgaagagatatagtattaaaaAACTTGTGTCACTCTTGATCCTAGGTCAcggcagtgttgtgcagactcaggacaactgagctttggagaaatacgcagatttaaagaggagtccgtaactTGCTTTCTGATGATCATGATCTTTTGATCAAAGAAgttgaatttatcactgctgaagtgaaagccatcctctcttggggaacgCTGACTTTTAGTTAGCCATGCGACAGTATCAATAATACATTTAGGATTGGCTCCATATAATAAGGTCATCGCCAAAGTGCCCAGTACACAGGTGCACAACAAATAATAACCCTATTAGACAATGAAGACATGCTTGGCGGTGCACATGGACAAATGGTCAGGTTGTAAATGTTACCTTCTCTTATTCCAGGATTACATCAACTGTGCTGAGATCTGGGTGGAGTTCACCTGTCGTCATTTCACTGTGGGTGTTTTaataggatccccattagctgttgcaaaagcagcagctactcttcctggggtccaacacaaaacatgaaacatgacataatacagaacatcaatagacaagcaCAGAActacataaaaaaaaaagtttttacaaAAAAGCACAAGtcgcctacatatcaatgcacgcacacaaactatctaggtcaaataggggagaggcgttgtgccagGAGGTgctgctttatctgtttttgagACCAGATTTCCTGTTCACTTGAGCAATATTAGGTGCAACGGAGTTCCATGCAATGGCTCCATATAATTATGTACGCTTGAATTTGTTCtgaatttggggactgtgaaaagacgcctggtggcatgtctggtgggttaagtgtgtgtgtcagagctgtgtgtaaattgactatgcaaacaatttgggactTTCAAAACAATGTTTCTTCTAAAAAGATGAAGTGATGCAGTCGGTCTCTCCTCAACTCCTAACCAAGAGAGTCTGGCAtacatagtatttatatcagccctctgattacaatgaagcgCAAGacatgccgctctgttctgggccagctgcagcttaactaggtctttctttgcagcattgcaccacatgactggacaataatcaagataagactaaactagagcctgctggacttgctttttggagtgtggtgtcaaaaaagcagactATCTCTTTAtcacggacagacctctccccatctttacaaccattgaatctatgttttgaccatgacagtttacaatctaaggtaacgccaagtaattttGTCTCCACAACTTGTTCAACAACCAttccattcattaccagattcagctgaggtctagactttagggaatgatttgtaccaaatacaatgctcttagttttagagatgttcaggaccagtttattactggccacccattccaaaacagactacCAATGAAAGAGTTGTAAGCATCAGGGTCTCCAAATGATTCATGCTAGTATAATCCTTATTTCCTCTTTCTCTCAGAAACGTGAGGTCAACACTGTGCTCTCTGACATCATCAAGCACATTATGCCAGATCGTGCATTTGAGGATGCCTATGCTCAGCTCCAGTCCGTGATAAGGAAGATCCTCACCTACTTTCATGacttctctatcctcttctccATGGTAAAACTTGGTTTGATATTCTCCAATCTCACACAATTACTCATGTTTGTCAGTGGATCGATCTAATTCGTTTCTCTGATTCTCCCTTAGGAGCGTTTCCTTCCCTTCGTGGACATGTCCCAGAAGGACAGCGTCagggtggaggtgtgtctctccATCATGGACATCTTCATTAAGTACGTCTGGTTTAGGAAACACCTTCGTTGATGTCATGCTACGTGGCTAATGACACCCAAGCTAAATATCTCTTCAACTCTTTTCTATGTGAACTCAGTTTGCTTCTGTGCATGTATCCATATGTCTCTCCcgaatgtctgtctgtgtctgtcccttcaGACACCAACAGGAGCacactagagaccctgttatcCTCAATGCTCTACTGCACGTCTGCAAGACCATGCACAACTCTGTAAAGTAAGTAGTCaactgtgggtgggtgtgttatAAAGTGaccctactctctctgtgtcctttaGCGCGCTGACTCTGGAGGATGAGAAGAGATCTGGCCTTACTGATCAATGGCTTCATATGCATGGTGAGTGTCTGACTGACTACCCCTCCTCTGGGTCCTCATGCACTACTTCTCCTCCTGCATTTCCAAGGCTGACAAACAGTGATCCCCCCGCCCCCTCCACGTGAGAACAGCCAAGGGGCCAACCATAGTCCCTCATAAGCCCTTATCTACATAGTCTTATCTGTGTGTGCACATACATACACGCGACACCAAGACCACACCTAGACATGGTTGACCTTTATTAACTAATACGTAGTTCTGTAATTGCAATACAAACCGACTTCTTTTGACAGTTGATATCGATCTAGTTAAACGTTGTAATAATTTTCCAAAGGTTACACATAGAGCGCATACTGTATATGCACCTCAACTTATTGTCTTCTTTTCAGGCTGTGAACCAGCTGGCCGTGGAGACAAGCCGGGTGAAGAGGGGGAGCCACTCCCATAAGACTGCTACTTTTGTCAGGGTTTGTCACACCACAGCactatctacagtaccagtcaaagtttggacacaccacattcaagggtttttctttattttgtaaaactattttctacattgtagaataatagtgaagacatcaaaactatgaaaaacaattatggaatcatgtagtaaccaaaaaattttTAAAAGATATTTTAGagtttagattcttcaaaggagccaccctctgccttgatgacagctttgcacactcttgacattctctcaaccagcttcacctggaatgcttttccaacagtcttgaaggagttcccacatatgctgagcacttgttggctgcttttccttcacactgcattccaactcatcccaaaccatctcaattgggttgaggtcgggtgattgtggcggccaggtcatctgatgcagcactccatcacgctccttcttggtcaaatagcccttacacagcctggaagtgtattgggtcattgtcctgttgttgtcattgtcctgttgggtcattgtcctgttgggtcattgtcctaagtgcaaaccagatggtatgGCCTATTATTTTAAGGAtatagcctacaaagaaatacattgtgaagcatttgtgagtgaggtcctgagcactcagGAGCATgtttttttatcaaggatctctctgtactttgctcctttcatctttgcctcgatcctgactagtcccccagtccctgctgctgaaaaacatccccacagcataatgctgccaccaccatgcttcaccgtagggatggtgccaggtttcctccaaacgtgactcttggttttgcgactgcacttgaatactttcaaagttcttgaaatgttccggattgactgacctccgtgtcttaaagtaatgatggactgtcatttcgtctgtataccacccctaccctgTTGTtgctgtataccacccctaccctgTTGTTGCTGAATACCACCCCTACTCTGTTGTtgctgtataccacccctactctGTTGTTGCTGAATACCACCCCTACCCTGTTGTtgctgtataccacccctaccctgTTGTTGCTGTAACTGCCtagctcaggggcagaacaacatatttttaccttgtcagcttggggattcgatccagcaacctttcagttactggcccaacgctctaaccactagtctaacCACCTGCCGCCTCATGCTTGCATACATTTTAAGTACGAGTGGTCCTGGGAATCCAACCCACTATCCTGATGTTGCAagcccatgctctaccaactgagctacagaggaccatataaTATTGATTTCTCAGAGTAGACTTCAGAAATATAGAAGAAAGTGAAATGAAAGAATCATTGGAGTCAAAGTCGCTGCTTATACATGTTCTTTGTATTTTTCCATAGAACATGTTTTACTCAACTGTCCTCTCTTATCCCTTCATGTTCTTCCTCTTTGTGCCATAGAGTGTTCGTAGACAGGGTAGTCTAGCCTTCTCTCTGTTTGGCTGCCTCTTGGCTCATGGGGAACTACGTAACAACAAACTCAACTTGTGGAATCTGAGCCACACACGCACCTCTGTGAGTGCAAGAACAAAACATGGAGAGATATTCACTAtctctatatacacacacaacacagaataTGGTTTATTTCTTAGTCGCCCTCTTTTTCTTGACAGGTGAGGACACTAGAATTCATCAAGCGCCAGGCCCAGCAGCCAGACATGGTTCAACACCTCACCCTGCAGTCTAGGACCTGAGGCCATCAACTACATCCCCTGTCCCATACatctacagggccttcagaatgttttcacaccccttgactttagcattttgtgatacagcctgaattttaaaatTATTACATTTGGATTATTTTGTCACTggccgacacacaataccccataatgtcaaagtggaattgttattcaaaatgtttacaaatgtataaaaaatataaaGCTGAAAAGTATTGAGTCAATAAGCAGTCAACCCCTTTGTTTTGTCAAAAAtaaatcagttcaggagtaaagaTTTGCTTAACAACTCGCATAAGTTGTATTGACTCCCTTTGTGTGTAATAAGTGTCTAACGTGATTTTTTTTAATGACTCATCtccgtaccccacacatacaatcatctgtaaggtccctcagtctagcaaagaatttcaaacacagactcaaccacaaagaccagcgaggttttccaatgcctcacaaagaagggcacctattggtagatgagtaaaaaataaaaaagcagacattgaatatctgtttgagcatagtgaagttattaattacactcaatcactacaaagatacaggcgtctttCCTAACACAGTTACTGGGGAGGAAGGAAACCCCTCAGgtatttcaccatgaagccagtggtgactttaaaacagttacagagttgaatatctgtatttgtaagtcgctctggataagagcgtctgctaaatgacttaaatgtaatgtaaatgtaaatatctgtgataggagaaaactgaggatggatcaacaacattgaagttactccacaatactaacttaattgacagagtgaaaagaaggaagcctgaacagaataaaaatattccaaaacatgcatcctgtttgcatcaaggcactgaagtaatactgcaaaaaatgtggtaaagcaagtaaactttttgtcctgaatataaagtgttatgtttggggcaaatccaatgaAACACATTacggagtaccactctccatattttcaggTATAGTggttgctgcatcatgttatgggcatgcttgtaatcgttgaggactggggagtttttcagaataaaaaataaacggaatggaactaaggacaggcaaaatcctagaggaaaatctagttcagtctgctttccaccagacactgggagattaattcacctttcagcaggacaataacctaaaacagaaggccaaatctacactggagttgcttaccaagaagacagtgaatgttcctgagtggcctagttacagttttgacttaaatctacatgacctgaaaatggttgtttagcaatgatcaacaaccaatttgacagagctttaagaattttgaaaataatagtGTGCAAATGTTGAACAATCCacgtgtggaaagctcttaagagacgaacagctgccaaaggtgcttctacaaagtatcaactcaggggtgtgaataattatgtaaattagatacctgtgtttcattttcaatgaattagcaaacatttctaaaaacatgttttcactttgtcattctgAGGTATTGTGTGagacaaacattttttttaaatcaattttgaattcaggctgaataagtcaatgggtatgaatacttcctgaagacACTGTACATCCCCTGTAGAGATTGTCTCATCTTAAAACTGCATCTGTTTAGTGCCCACTAGGTGTCAACTAGGCCCCTGGAGGACTGTACACTTCCAGATTTTACAGTATTTCATTTGGACCTAGTAAACTAGGTTTGTTGCCTCCAGCCAATAAGTTACATCAATTGATCAATTCATTTCCAGATTGATATGACACTCCCCTCTTCCAGTCTCGACTGATCCTAGATAGGAAGGGCTCCTTACTATGCCATGAACGAACATTATAGATAACTGATTCATACAGTGACGTTAAACTTTACTCCATTTCAAATGATTGTATACTTGTGTATTTCTACTGAAATGACATTTCTCCATTCTGCGCTAACATTTTGTATATTATTGTAATAATGTCTGAACATACATGATTGAAAAAAACAACTAAATAGTGATATTGGGTATTTGTTTTGGCTCCTCCGAAAGCAACCAACTCATTCAAGCACAGCACTCTTTAAAAAGACTGAGGACAGAAAAGCTATCACCATTTGTGTTTATTTACTCAATTAATGAATCATTTAAAAAGGCAAACAACCCCCATTTGCATTCAAATTAAATAATcaaaaatcaaatgttatgttcACCATGCTGGCTTGCTTGCCAGAGCCCCGGTCTGTCTAAAAAGCCTTTGATGACACATTCCTCAACTCCGGTAGTGTTCCCTAAATATTCTGTGCATTACCGTACATACTCACACACCAGAAGGAATAATATATATATTCAGGCCTTTAATGCTATCCAGGCAACTTATCTTGTTGAGTTTGTGCATTGAATAATGATGTAACCAATGGCATGAATTTATTTAAGCTGAGATATTTGTAGTGATCCTTTGTGGCTCAGTTGCTAGAGCAACACGCTAGAAAAGCCAGGGTAGTGTGTTCTACTGCTGGGACCATCCATACGTAAAATATACGCACGGAGTAGCTTTGGAtaaaaacgtctgctaaatggcatatgttatagtagtaacactTATGGACATCATGGCTATTATCAAAGATGTAACATAATAACAATATCTGAAGGATGTGTCTGTTAGCTTGGAAGAGTCACGTGAGAATTTCAATAGCAGTTATAATTCCAAAATAGATAACCTTTCACCACTCTTCTTAATCATGAATTCAAGAAATTCCCAAAACACAAAGTTAAGTGGAAAATGTCAAAGAACTGGCTTAAACAACCACTGTATACTCCATACACGCAAAAGGAATCTTCATGTTGGATACTGGGGTATATTTAAACCAAACCATGTGAGATTAATAATTAAGCTTCTGGATATAGACAATATAATTCCACAGTAAACtgggattttttttgtttttatcttAGTATTTttacatttcttttttttatcTGGTCTCAAACATCTGGACTGACAAAAATGGTGCAGTCACCAACTCAATCTGACAATGTATGGGGGGGCGATGTATTAGAAGACTTCAACATAACTGATTTGCATTCACATGAGCATGCCAAACACATTTAACACACAGGTATATGACCTGAGCATACCCATCTACCAGTGGaggttgctgaggggaggatgactcctaataatggctggaacagcgCTAATGGAATGGCAAACGCATAGAAACCATGCGTTTTATACCATTCCACTCGAGCCATTTACCATGAGcttgtcctccccaattaaggtgccaccaacctcctgtgccatC encodes:
- the vps35l gene encoding VPS35 endosomal protein-sorting factor-like isoform X2, coding for MWTVDSKESSGQKREVNTVLSDIIKHIMPDRAFEDAYAQLQSVIRKILTYFHDFSILFSMERFLPFVDMSQKDSVRVEVCLSIMDIFINALTLEDEKRSGLTDQWLHMHGCEPAGRGDKPGEEGEPLP
- the vps35l gene encoding VPS35 endosomal protein-sorting factor-like isoform X1; this translates as MIHASIILISSFSQKREVNTVLSDIIKHIMPDRAFEDAYAQLQSVIRKILTYFHDFSILFSMERFLPFVDMSQKDSVRVEVCLSIMDIFINALTLEDEKRSGLTDQWLHMHGCEPAGRGDKPGEEGEPLP